GAACATTTCTGCCTTCCCCTTGCCCTCGAGCAGGAAGACCACGTGCCGGCTGGAGGCAATGGCGGGGTAGGTCAAGGTGATGCGCGTATGAGGCGCATCATCCGGCACGCAGGTCGCGACCCACTTCTCACGCTCCTGCAAGACCGGTTGCCGGGGGAACAGTGACGCTGTGTGCCCGTCCTGCCCCATCCCCAGCATGACGACATCAAAAAATGGCCGCGCCGGGTCAAGATCCTGCGCGCCATAATGCGCCTGCAACAAACGCTGATAGGATGCCGCATCCTCTTCCGCCGTGCCATTTGTCGGGATCGGGTAGACGCGACCTTTCGTGGCCGCAACGTGGTTGAAAAGCGTTTCACAACTCATGCGGTAATTACTGGCTGCATCATCATGAGGCACGTGGCGCTCATCACCATAGTAAAATGCAACGCGCTCCCACGGCATACGCGCGACAAAAGCAGGCGAGGCGAGAAGCTCGAAAAGCTTCTTCGGCGTGCTGCCGCCTGATAAAGCGATGCGAAAGATACCTTCTTTCTTGGCCTGTGCCAGCGCGACGAGGCGTTGCGCCATATCGAGAGCGACCTCCGCGCCGTCAGCACGGACCATGATTTTCGCTGTTTTGACGGTATCACCGCTCATGGCGTTTCCTTCCTGTCTATTTCAGTGGCCGGTGCGTGCGGGAGGACAAATTGCGCCATGGCTTTGGCCCAGCCCTCCTCCGCATTGCTGGCGGTCACATATTTCGCGTGACGCTTGACGTCATCCCGGGCATTGCCCATGGCGATCGAGACCTGGCCGAGCTTGAGCATCGGCACATCATTGCTCATATCACCGATACAGGCAACTTCCTCCAAACTGAACCCATAATGCGCGGCGAGGAACTGCAAGGCAAAGCCCTTATTAGCCTTTTGCGGCGTAATATCGAGGTAATAATCGCTTGAACGATGGACACTTGCCGCGTCACCCAACGTTCTGCTGATTTCCCGTTCGAGCTTTTCCAGCTTCTCCGCATCATCGCAGACGCCCTGAATTTTACCGACCTGATGGAAATGGGCGCTGAGATCCTCAACGACCTGCGGGGGCGTGCCGACAACATCGCTCTCATGCTGGACATGTGGTGCTGTCTTATCCGTCACGTACCAGTCACGCTGACTGTAAAGCCACGCATCGACGCCGTTTTCCTGCAAAAGCGTGCAGGCCTGCCGAACGGTTTGCGGCGCGAGTGTCAATGATGAAAGGATTTTGCCCTGGGAATCGACGATTTCAGCACCATTGAGCGCGCCGATGGGCGTATCCAGCCCCATTTGGCGACGGAACCTCTCCATCCCCGGCGGAAAACGGGAACTGACGAGGCAAAGCTTGATCCCCTGCGCTGTCAATTTCCGCGCAGCACGCAGCGTCTCCTCACTCAGGATTTTCTCCTTATTGAGGATAGTCCCATCCATGTCGGAGACGACCAGTCTGATCGTCTTTGCGGCCGAGATATTTTCCTGACGAGGTTGATCATCCGGCTGTCCCATATGAAGCCCCCTCCCTTTTTCCTGACAAGCTATTTAAGCGGTAGCCATTTGCGGCGACTGCTTGAAAGCAACTCATCGGCCTCACGCGGGCCATCGAGACCTGCCGCATAAAAACATAAGGGTGGCTGCTCTGCACTTTGCTGGCTGAGCACAGGCTGCACGATGCGCCATCCCTCTTCAATCGAGTCCGCACGTTGAAACAATGTCTGGTCACCGATCAGGCAATCATAGATCAATGTCTCATAACCCGTGCTGGGCCCTTCCTGAAACCAATCCGAGTAATCAAACTTCATGCGCACGCCGCCAAGCCGAACGGAGGGGCCGGGGACTTTGGCAGAAAACTGCATCGTTACCCCTTCCGTCGGTTGGATGTGCAGCACCATGATATTGGGCGTCAATTTATCAACCGGCGTATCGCGGAAAAGTGCGTATGGCGCCTGCTTGAAATGGATGGCAATTTCAGTTTTGCGGCAGCGCAGGCGCTTCCCCGTGCGGATATAGAATGGAACACCGGCCCAACGCCAATTATCGATCCGCAGCTTCATGGCGACGTAGGTTTCCGTCTCGCTCCCCATGGAAACATCGGGCTCACCCCGATAGCCACGCAGCGCCTCCGCATGGTCACCATTCTTGAAGGAGCCACTGACATATTGGCCGCGCACGGCATTTTCACGCGTGACAGGCTGGATCGCGCTCAGGACTTTCGATTTTTCATTCCGGACGGCTTCGGCATCGAAAGAAGTCGGCGCTTCCATCGCCACCATCGAAAGGAGCTGCATCAGGTGATTAGGCACCATATCCCGTATGGCACCTGTGCTTTCATAAAAGCGTCCCCGTCGCTCAACCCCCACCGTCTCTGCCGCGGTGATCTGGATATGGTCAATATTATTGCGATTCCAGAGCGGCTCAAAAAAGCCGTTCGAAAAGCGAAGGGCGAGGATGTTTTGCACCGTCTCTTTACCAAGATAATGATCAATACGGTAAATCTGCGTTTCACCGAGTGAGCGCAGCAGGCGCGCATTCAGCTCTTTCGCTGAATTCAGGTCAGAGCCGAAGGGTTTTTCGATAATAACGCGGCGAGAGCAATTTTCAGTCTCTTGCGCGAGGCCGGTTGAGCCGATAAGGTCAACAACAGAGCCAAAGAAACGCGCCGCAACAGCTAAGTAAAATACAGCACTCCGCTCACCCAGGGCCTCTTTAAGGCGGATATAAGTGCTCTCTTCTTCAAACGATCCACGAATATACTGGATATTTCCCGTGATGCGATCCCAGTTCTCCTCCTTCAGTTTGGCAGCGCTGGAACCACGTTTACTGACGAAATCATCGATCGATTTCCGAAATTGTGCCAGAAGCGTTTCTGACGTCATTTCAACCCAATCGACGACGATAACCGAGAATTCGTCACTCAATAAATCGGCACAATCGAGATTATAGATGGCCGGGATGAGGAGACGTTTGGTGAGATCACCGCCACCGCCAAAAATGACCATGACGCCGGGAGGCGCCTTGTGCAGTCTGCGCAATGACTGTGTTGGCGACAGCATCTCACGGTCGCTCGTCAAAACGTCGTTCATAACCAGCCCTTTAAGCCCCACCTGCGACAATTTACGCCGCCTGCGCAACTTACCCTTATAAAAATCTATCTAATCGAAAAACGCAGCGAAGGCAGAAGTTTTCGGAATGGGAGGGCGGCATCTCGCCGCCCCCGTAAAATGCTTACTTCTTCTCGACGTGACCACCGAAACCGAAGCGCATGGCCGATAAAACTTTCTCGGCAAAATTATTGCCGGAGCGTGAGCGGAACCGAGTGAAAAGCGACGCCGTGATCACGGGCGCGGGAACGGATTCCTCAATCGCGGCCTCAATCGTCCAGCGCCCCTCACCAGAATCAGCAACTTCACCGGAAAATTCCGACAAAGAGCCGTTTTTCGCCAGAGCGTCAGCCGTCAGGTCAAGCAGCCATGAGGAGACGACACTGCCACGACGCCACACTTCAGCAATATCCGCCATATTGAGGTCGAAGCGCTGGTCTTCCGGCAGAACGTCGGAGCTCTTGGACTGCATAATGTCGAAGCCCTCTGCGAAAGCCTGCATCATGCCGTACTCAATGCCGTTATGCACCATCTTGACGAAATGGCCGGAACCTGCGGGACCGCAATGCAGATACCCTTCCTCAGCGCGTGGGTCGAGGCCGTCACGGTCACGCCCCGTTGTGGGCACAACATCGCCTTTACCCGGCGCCAGGGCCTTCAGGATGAGGTCGATATGATCCGTTGAGTCCTTCGTGCCGCCGTACATCATGCAGTAACCGCGCTCAAGGCCCCAAACGCCGCCGGACGTGCCGACATCGACGTAGTGAATGCCCTTTTCGGCCAGCTGCTTCGCACGGCGCATATCGTCTTTGTAATAGGAGTTGCCGCCATCAATAATGATGTCGTCCTTGCCGAGCAGCCCATGAAGCTCCTGCACGCAGGCTTCGGTAATGTCACCGGCAGGAAGCATCACCCAGACGATTTTACGCGCTGCCGTCAATTTGCTGACGACATCCGATACGCTGCTCGCCGGCTTGCCACGGCCGGATTCCGCCCGCTCCGCCGTGCGGGACACGGCTGCCTGATTACGATCATAAAGGACGACGTCATGGCCGTGGCGCGTCAGACGCACCGCGATATTGCCACCCATCCGGCCCAGACCAATTATACCAATTTGCATTCTCTTAAACCTTCAACACGTTACGAAAACGTGATTTCTCTTTGGAGAAACGGCCCGATGGAGGTCGGGCCGCATTCACATTACAACGCTTTGCTGATCGCCTCCGCGAGCGCCTTCAGACCGGCCTCCAGCGGCCCACTTATGTGGATACGCAAGGCACGGCGGCCGCGTTCGGACAGCACGTTGAAATCACCGCGTGCCTGCGCTGCCTTGACGACACCGAAAGTGAATTTTTCACCCGGCACGGGAAGATCAGCGTGATCTTCAGCCGTGATCTGCAGGAAGACACCGCTATCCGGGCCGCCTTTATAAGCCTGCCCCGTCGAATGCAGGAAGCGGGGGCCAAACTCGGCAGCCGTCGCCACTTTAAGGTGATCACGCAGCGTCAGCCGCACATCCTGAATCCAGGCCCGTGTCTTTTTATCACGCGCGATATAGGCAAGCAAGCCGATATAATCGCCTGCTTTGACCCGACCGAAGAAGGCCTTGAGGATCGTCCCCACATCGTGACCCGCCAAAGCTTTGGCGTTGAACGCATCCGCATAGAAGGCAAAAGCGCCATCTTTCGCGAAAGCTGTCTCATCCGGCAATTTGCCCGTTTCATTGAAAGCGTTCGTGAGCTTCTTCGTCTCAACCTTGCTGAATTCAACATCCGGTTGGTCAAACGGGTCAATACCGAGCACGGAGCTCGCGACTGCCGTTGCAAACTCCCAATGGAAGAAAGCCTGCGCGACCGCCATTTTATCCGCGAGGTCGATGGTGATGACGGGGTGACCCGCCTCAGTAAGCGCCTTGATCGCCTTATCCTGCGCCGCCGAAGCCCTATCGCTTAAGCGGAGATAGGCGAAGACGCGATCCTTCCCGTAAACATCGGGGCCACCAAGCATCTCATCATCAATCGGCACGAGACCCGTGCCCTTCTTGCCCGTTGACTCGGCGATGAGCTGCTCCAGCCAGGCACCAAGATCATAAATCTCCGGTGAGGCTATAATCGTGACTTTATCCTGCTTGTGACGCGTTGCCGCGGCACCAAGGATGGCGCCAAGCTGGAAGGCCTCATTTTGCACTGGCGGGTTGCTCGCAGCGGCGGATTTAACAGCATGGAGGGCTGAACGCAAGAAGGCGTTGACATCAAGCCCACTCGCCGCCGCCGGAACCAGCCCGAAATTCGAGAGAACGGAGAAACGCCCCCCAATCTGCTTTTCGCCATAGAAGATCTTCCAGAAAAGATCTTTCTTCGCGACTTCCTCCATGTGGGAGCCCGGATCGGTCACCGCGACGAAATGTGCGCTAGGTGCCTTGCCGAGAGCCTTCTCCGCCGCGGCGAAGAAATAGGCTTTCAGGATATTCGGCTCCAGCGTCCCACCGGATTTGGAGGACACGATGAACAATGTTTTCTTGAGATCAACCGCGTTTTCAAACGCTTTGATCTGCTGCGGGTCCGTACTATCGAGGACATGCAGTTTCGGGAAATTGGCGTGACGGCCAAATGTCTCGGCGATCACTTCCGGCCCGAGGCTTGACCCGCCCATACCGAGGAGAAGCACATCGGTGAAGCCCCGTGCCCGCACATCATGCGCGAAAGCTTCAAGCTCTACTGCGTGCGCAAGACGCTCCTCAACAATATCGAGCCATTTGAGCCATTTTGCTTCCTCACCGCCCGTCCAGACAGACGGATCACGCGCCCACAGCTTGCGAAGCTTGCCTGCTTTACGCCAGTCTTCGGTGATTTCCGTGACATCTTTTTTCAGCGCTTCAGGAAGTTGAACGGATTGTTTCAACACCTTGTTACCGAGCATCGCCTTCTGCTTCTGCGCAACAGCGCCGAGCAGCTTATCGAAAGCGTCACAGAAAGAGGCACAGCCTTCCGTCACGAGTGTTTCCGTCACCGCATCAAGGTTCAGGCCGAGACGCTTCTGCTCATCCATCACATGGCGAGCAGCATCGACATCTTCCGTGAGGCTCGCGCGCAGTTTGCCATGGTCACGGAAAGCGTCAAATGTGGCGGGCGGAATGGTATTGACCGTTTCCTTGCCAATCAGTTCATCAACGTAAAGCACGTCAGAATAAGCTTTGTCTTTCGTGCCTGTCGACGCCCAGAGCAAACGCTGAGGCTGCGCCCCCGCCGCGGCAAGCTTCTGCCAGCGCGGTGATTTGATGACCTCAAGATAATGCTGATATGCCATTTTCGCATTGGCGATTGCCACTTTGCCGCGCAGCGCCTTGAGGGCCTCGGCATCTTTATCGCCTTCCTTGACGCGACGATCAATCTCAGCGTCAATTTTGCCGTCAATACGGCTGACGAAGAAGGACGCAACGCTGGCGATCTTATCAATCGACTCACCGCGCGCACGACAGGTTTCCAACCCTTTAAGATAGGCTTCCAGCACATCCTTATAGGCGGCGAAGGAGAAGAGCAGCGTGACATTGACGCTGATCCCTTCCGACGTCACCTGCTGAAAAGCAGGGACGCCCTCACGCGTGCCGGGGATTTTGATCATCAGATTTTCGCACCCGACCTCACGCCATAGGCGGCGGGCTTCGCCAGCGGTCGCGTCCGTCTCAAATGCAAGGTAAGGCGATACTTCGAGGCTGACATAACCATCACGGCCCTTGGTCGCTTCGAAAACCGGATGCATCACGTCGGCTGTCGCGCGAATATCCGTGATGGCGAGTTTCTCATAGAGCTCTCCGGGGGAGAGAATCTCGTCAGCAAGCAATTCCTTGATCTGCGCGTCATAATCTGAGCCGTAGCCCATCGCTTTTTCAAAAATTGCAGGGTTCGACGTGACACCCTTAAGTCCATCTTCGTCAACGAGTTTTTTCAAGCTGCCGTCTGCGGTGAACGAACGCTGGATGAAATCAAGCCACGGGGATTGGCCAAAATCCGCCATCCCTCGCAATACATTTGCGACTTTCCCCGCGTTAGGCTTTTGTTCGACGCCCATGACGTCCTCCTCTCATCATACCATCACCTTGGCATCCACGGTTCCACCGCAGCGAAACAAGTTTCGGAACCGCAATGCAAGGCGTAACAAAAAATGAGGGCCTCGTCAGTCTTCTGCCGAGGCCCAAGCAAAGTCTTACTTCCGTTTAGACTGTTTGAGGGCAGCCTCGTAAACCTTTTCAGGCGTGAAGCCAAATTTGGTCAGTAGCGCGCTGAGCGGGGCTGAAGCGCCAAAGCTGTTCATGGCGATGATATCGCCACCCAGCCCTGCATACCGGTCCCACCCGAAAGCAGCCGCCTGCTCAACAGCAACACGTCCCTTAACATCAGGAGGTAATACGCTGTCTTTATAAGCCTGATCCTGCTCTTCAAACAAGTCGAATGACGGGAAGGAGACGACGCGGACCTTGACGCCCTCCGCAATCAGCTTCTCATAGACCTCAACAACCAGGCCCACTTCCGACCCGGACGCCATCAGGATCACATCCGGTTTCGACCCGCAACATGCCAGGACATAAGCACCCTTCGAGAGATTTTCCGCAGGCGCATATTTGCTGCGATCAATCGTCGGCAGGTTCTGACGGCTCAGGATTAGCACGGCCGGCTTCTCCGTCAGCGGCATGATCGTGCGCCAGGCCGCGTCCACTTCATTGGCATCGGCAGGCCGGATCGTCATCAGGCCCGGCGTTGCGCGCAACTGGGCGAGCTGCTCAATCGGCTGGTGCGTCGAACCGTCTTCACCAACACCGATGGAGTCATGGGTGAAGATGTAGATCACCGGCAGCTCCATGATGGCGGAGAGACGGATTGGTGCCTTCATGTAGTCAGAGAAGATCAGGAAGCCTGAGCAATAAGGACGGATGCCGGAAAGGGCGATACCATTGCAGATGGCGCCCATCGCATGTTCACGCACACCGAAATGAAGGTTGCGGCCCGCATAGCTGCCATTCCATTGCGCTGGCTGGAAGCTCCCTGCCCCATCAAATGTCAGATTCGTCTTGGTGGAAGGGGAGAGATCGGCGGAACCACCGATCATCCAGGGCACGTTTTTCGCGATGGCGTTGATGACCTTACCAGAGCTGGCGCGTGAGGCAACACCCTTGGGATCCGCTTCCCATTTCGGGAGATCCTTATCCCAATCTTTCGGCAGACGATGCTCAAAAATCGCCTTGAGCTGCTCAGCCTCATCCGGATATTTCGCCGTATATTCAGCAAATTTCTTCGTCCAGGCTGCGTAGGCTTCTGCACCGCGCTTGCCAAGACCCTGCTTGAAATGGTCCTGCACGCCATCGGGCACATAGAAAGGCTCCGTTGACGGCCAGCCATAGGCTTTTTTGGCACCGGCAATTTCTTCCGCACCGAGGGGCTCACCGTGGGCCGCCGCCGTGCCCGCCTTTTTAGGGGCGCCGTAACCAATGACCGTCTTGAGGATGATCAGACTGGGGCAATCCTTGACTTGACGCGCGGCCTCAAGCGCCTTGCGGATGGCGTTGACATCATTCGCGTCGCTGAGAGTCTGGACATGCCATTTGTAACCCTCGAAGCGTTTGCCTACATCTTCCGTAAACGTGATTTCCGTCGAGCCTTCAATGGAGATCTGGTTGCTGTCATAAAGCCAGATCAGATTACCAAGGCCAAGATGACCGGCTGTTGACGCCGCTTCGGAGGCAACACCCTCCATCATATCGCCATCGCCGCAGAACGTATAGACGTAATGGCTGAAAAGATCCTCAAAGCCGGGACGGCCGTGCGTCGCCTGAATGTGTTTCTCAGCAATCGCCATACCGACGGAATTACCGCAGCCCTGTCCCAGCGGACCGGTCGTGGTTTCAACGCCTGACGTGAAGCGATATTCCGGATGGCCCGGCGTTTTGGAATTGAGCTGACGGAACTGCTCAATATCCTTGACGGTCAGAGACGGGCGATCAACCACCTTGCCATGCGCGACATCACGAATGCCGGTCAGGAAGATGGTTGAGTAAAGCAGAACGGAAGCATGGCCGATTGACAGGACAAAACGGTCCCGCGCAGGCCAAAGCGGTTGCTGGGGGTCGTATTTGAGTTCATGCTGCCAAAGGGCATACATTGCCGGGGCGAGTGCCATGGCCGTGCCGGGATGGCCGGAATTGGCTTTCTGGACGGCATCCATGGAGAGGGTTCGGATGGTGTTGATCGTCAGCTGCGCGATATCACCTGAACCGGCGCCGCCGGAGCCCGCCTGCGCGTTGTACGCGACTTGGTTACTTAAAGAACGCATCAAAAACTAACCTCCAATTTCTCATCATCTCGTTGAACCGACAGACAGGACACAGCAATCGGCTCGACGCTGTAGCGCAGCGATATGGCGACTCCAACCCGACAGAAAATCACACATATTTTGCACAGAATTTTCAGATAGGGTTTTAGGACGCTTCGGCCGGAACGCAAGAGCGTGGCCTAAAAAAACATATCTTCACTCAGCTCTCTAAGAGAGGCCCCGCGTCACAGCCGCTAACCTACGGCATAAAAAGTGGATTTTGCACTTAAACCGGAGCATTCATGACGGTTTCGTCACGAGATAAACATTTTGTGATTTTGCCCCGTCGAGACGGCTCAGAGCGAAATATAGTGCATTAAACGCCATTTTAAAGGCTGGCCGTACCGGAAAAACCTTCGTAGTAAGGAAAATTGGTGCAAGATTTCCCATAAAAGTTGTGATTGCGGGGTTGAATGATGCATCGTTTACGCCGCAATCGACGATGATGAAACATGATGGACAGGGCAGCGCAATGCGCGAAAAAGATTCTGAAGGTCACTTGACTGACGAGCAGATTGCCGCGCTATTTCTCGATGCTGCGCGTGAGGGTGACCTGAACACCATCAAACAATTTATCGATGCCGGTATGGAGATCGACGCGGCGGATAGTCGCGGACACACAGCGTTGATCGTTGCGACTTATAAAAACCGTTACGATGCGGCGGTGCTTTTGCGGCATCATGGCGCCAAGGTGGATGCTGAAGACAGGAAAGGCGCGACTGCCTTAAGCGGGATCGCCTTTAAGGGGCATGAGCGCGTGGCGCGCCTGCTGCTTGAGCATGGTGCGAAAATCGACCATCAAAACCATCTGGGCCGAACACCTTTAATGTTCGCCTTGATGTTTGAGCGCCATGATATCGTCAAACTTCTCCTCGAACATGGCGCTGATCTCGACCTTAAAGATGTGGACGGCGTCTGCGCGCGTGACCTCGCCCATTCACGGACTGAACTGACCCGGACAGATGAACGGGATTTCCGTTCCGAAACGGATCGGACGTAACGTGATGAACCCTTATTGGAGCCCCCTCGTCCATCAATTGGACCCTTATATTCCGGGAGAACAGAGTCAGGAAGCGGATTTGGTCAAGCTCAACACGAACGAGCTGCCCTTCCCGCCGTCGCCTGCCGCACGTGACGCCTTGCGCGCGGCATGTGACGATGATCTGCGCCTTTATCCTGACCCGACAGCCGCAGCTTTAAGGAAGTCGATTGCCCGGCTTTACGGGTGTGAAACGGAGAATGTTTTTATTGGAAACGGGTCGGATGAGGTGTTGGGCCATGCTTTTAGAGCCTTGATGTAGGAGGATCGGCCCATCCTCTTCGCGGATGTCACTTACGGTTTTTATCCCTTTTATTGCCATTTATTCGACCTGACCTATCAACATGTCCCGCTGACTGATGATTTCACAATTAACGTCGATGACTATCTTGAGCAGCCCGCTGGCGGGATTGTCATCGCCAATCCGAATGCCAATACCGGCCTTGCCCTCCCCCGCCGGGAGATTGAGCGTCTTGTCAGTGCAAGGCGGGATTGTGTGGTGCTGATTGATGAGGCCTATGTCGATTTCGGGACGGAGAGCGCCGCGCGCCTCGTCAGCGATCATCCCAACCTCATCGTCGTGCAGACTTTGTCCAAAAGTCGGGGACTTGCCGGGCTGCGTGTCGGCTTCGCCTTGGCGCACCCGAAGCTGATTGAAGGACTGACCCGCGTCAAGGACAGCTTCAACTCCTACCCCCTCTCCCGCATCGCGCAGTCCGGCGCCATTGCCACCATTGAGGATACGGCGTGGCTGAAGGAGACTATGCACCAGATAAAGCAATTGCGGCAGGATCGTGAACCCGCGCGCTTGAGGCGCGGGGGTTCACGATCCTGCCCTCTCAAGCGAATTTCATCGCGGCGCGCCACACGAATATGCGCGCCGGTGAATTGACGCGTCATCTGAGGAAAGAAAATATCCTGGTGCGCCATATGGAGACGCAGCGCATATCCGATTGGATCCGCATCACCATTGGCTCAGAATCGCAGCATCAACGCCTTCTGACGGCCCTTGACCGTCTTCTCCAAACCGATTGAAATGTCCTTAGTTTGGGGATAGTCAGGCTGTAAAGTGGGAGGAGATCGCCTGTAATATCAGACAGATTGCGGGAGGCGTGAAGGCGTCACCTGACGCTCAACATCCGCCTCCTCCATAGCGGCAGAAGCTGTTTCCAAGGCTGTGAGGGCGTAAAGCATGTCGATCCGCGCCCGCCCCTCGAGACGTCGCGCCTCTGACACAGCCCGGCGTGCCTGCGGAAGCCAACTCATAAATTGCTCAACTTCAACATCATCCATGGAAAGCGCGAGGACTTCATATTCTTCCTCATAGATCGCACGCTCAACGCGCGTGCGCTCAGAGCGGAGCCTTTCCTCCCGCTCACACGTGGCCAGGGCATTTGAGCGCGCCAGATTGCGCTCGCTCTTTCGCAAGATGCTGAGCTGCCGGAGGGAGATCTCCTCCGACGGCATGTCATATATAGAATGCATCGTCACCTAAGCCCGATTCCTCGCTGAACAATGTTCCCGCTTCGTTATCCGACGCTGCAAGTTATCCGAAAAGATTATTTTTAAAAACTTCTTTCTTAATCCGGACCTTTATAACGTCCAAAACGTTAAGTTAAACTAAACGGGCTGATATTGTCGCCCTTTCAAATCTTAGCGTAACGTGCTCATTCTGCAACACTAAGTTGAAGTTTAGTAAAAGTTTCAGCCTATTTTTTGTTGTTAATCAATGGTTTCCCTTGAAAATTTACGTTCTCCTTAACTATTACTTAGCAATGGGAAAAAATTTTTCACATTGAAGGCGTAATTGACTTGTCCTTATCAACCCTAGGTAGTAATAAAAATTTATCAGATGTGGAGAATGAAAACATGCGCCTCCTTCTAGTCGAAAATGATTGTGGCGAGAGTGTTTCAGCGCTGAAAACCTTTCACCAAGGCGGGTTTACCGTGGACCACGCGGGGAGCGGTTTCGACGCGATTGAAATGCTACAACATTATGATTATGACCTCGCCATCATTGATCTCTCGATCGATGACCTTGACGGTTGCGATGTCATACGCCGTGTCCGCCGCGCACGCGTTGAAACGCCGATTATCGTGACGTCGCAGGGCAGTTCCGCCCGGGATAAGATTGCGACATTCAATGCCGGTGCGGATGATTTTATTGAACGACCTTATGATGATGAAGAATTGATCGCACGTCTCCATGCGGTCGCAAGACGGTCGCGCGGTTTCAGCACGGCTGTCATTACCCTGGGTAATCTGACAATTGACCTTAACGCCAAGAGCGCTTTTGCTTCCGGCGTCTCCATTCCGCTTACAGGTAAAGAATACGCGATCTTAGAGCTTCTTGTGCTTCGGCGCGGCACGATCCTCACCAAGGATGCTTTCCTGAATCATCTTTATGGCGGACGTGATGAGCCTGAGATGAAGATTATCGACGTCTTCATCTGTAAGCTGCGTCGCAAATTGCAGGAACACGGTATTGGTAATCTCATCGGCACTGTCTGGGGACGCGGCTACGTGCTGATGGAGGAATTCCAACCTGTTTCCCGCGTCATAAACCCGCAACCATCGTCGCTCATCAACGCCTAGGACCCAGCGATATTTGCGAAGGTAAAGCGCACGGCCCCGGCAGGCGTCTCTCAGATTGAGGCGCTTCCGGGGTCAATTTATATGTGCCCTTTTTTTGGCCTTGCTCACTTTATCGGTGTCGATAATCTGGCGACCGACTCAACAGCCTCCGTGAGCGCATCCGCGACGTTTACGACAAGCTGCCCGTCATCCGCTTCAA
This DNA window, taken from Acetobacteraceae bacterium, encodes the following:
- a CDS encoding response regulator transcription factor; translation: MRLLLVENDCGESVSALKTFHQGGFTVDHAGSGFDAIEMLQHYDYDLAIIDLSIDDLDGCDVIRRVRRARVETPIIVTSQGSSARDKIATFNAGADDFIERPYDDEELIARLHAVARRSRGFSTAVITLGNLTIDLNAKSAFASGVSIPLTGKEYAILELLVLRRGTILTKDAFLNHLYGGRDEPEMKIIDVFICKLRRKLQEHGIGNLIGTVWGRGYVLMEEFQPVSRVINPQPSSLINA
- the tkt gene encoding transketolase — its product is MRSLSNQVAYNAQAGSGGAGSGDIAQLTINTIRTLSMDAVQKANSGHPGTAMALAPAMYALWQHELKYDPQQPLWPARDRFVLSIGHASVLLYSTIFLTGIRDVAHGKVVDRPSLTVKDIEQFRQLNSKTPGHPEYRFTSGVETTTGPLGQGCGNSVGMAIAEKHIQATHGRPGFEDLFSHYVYTFCGDGDMMEGVASEAASTAGHLGLGNLIWLYDSNQISIEGSTEITFTEDVGKRFEGYKWHVQTLSDANDVNAIRKALEAARQVKDCPSLIILKTVIGYGAPKKAGTAAAHGEPLGAEEIAGAKKAYGWPSTEPFYVPDGVQDHFKQGLGKRGAEAYAAWTKKFAEYTAKYPDEAEQLKAIFEHRLPKDWDKDLPKWEADPKGVASRASSGKVINAIAKNVPWMIGGSADLSPSTKTNLTFDGAGSFQPAQWNGSYAGRNLHFGVREHAMGAICNGIALSGIRPYCSGFLIFSDYMKAPIRLSAIMELPVIYIFTHDSIGVGEDGSTHQPIEQLAQLRATPGLMTIRPADANEVDAAWRTIMPLTEKPAVLILSRQNLPTIDRSKYAPAENLSKGAYVLACCGSKPDVILMASGSEVGLVVEVYEKLIAEGVKVRVVSFPSFDLFEEQDQAYKDSVLPPDVKGRVAVEQAAAFGWDRYAGLGGDIIAMNSFGASAPLSALLTKFGFTPEKVYEAALKQSKRK
- a CDS encoding ankyrin repeat domain-containing protein, whose product is MTDEQIAALFLDAAREGDLNTIKQFIDAGMEIDAADSRGHTALIVATYKNRYDAAVLLRHHGAKVDAEDRKGATALSGIAFKGHERVARLLLEHGAKIDHQNHLGRTPLMFALMFERHDIVKLLLEHGADLDLKDVDGVCARDLAHSRTELTRTDERDFRSETDRT